In a single window of the Acidobacteriota bacterium genome:
- a CDS encoding O-antigen ligase family protein has translation MAREKTPAPKPSHWPIKVAAIGFFLAEIAVLRGAASPFRLPKDAIVLATLVITCAIAVWAASRRRTITLPTGRIAGIFAALPILQAISALWSASPLRALESAAFTAIWVVGLFWATTIGSDGRSKLAMVAASGVIVSAAVMMLQIGGVHVFRLAGESAKGRVSNTGLTGNPSDLAMAAVLLLPLILAGWEKPSRSWLRAAFALILAMATLLTRSLSGIAALVLLVFVWLYQQRSKRLWISATAILTALLILALATGLGSRITEVVYQIRTGKWYELFSARGDGWTAAAEMVRARPLTGVGAANYDHLYYPSRLSWFDRHGGVGKRGQLASHFSWAHSDPLQLTAELGVVGLIWLLFLAAVLVKQRERAGPALALGAAALTPLALLHYPTHLAVGLVPIALISAEVVASIGAVRTVEWRTGRMPAVAALSIVALVVSGWQIQRVAADVWKGSLESILEASRTAPLNIRTQRSAAVEASILGRIDRMPRNAPELWRTVGRARYMRSDYAGSETAFREAFKGWPHEDADFYLGLSLVAQGRRNEGIQHLARVCRTNPTLVRLIRDRDLRRSVEDVLEAYRAQ, from the coding sequence CGCCGTCCTCCGAGGAGCGGCAAGCCCATTCCGTCTCCCCAAGGACGCGATCGTGTTGGCGACCCTGGTCATCACCTGCGCGATCGCGGTCTGGGCTGCATCGCGGCGCAGAACCATAACCCTCCCGACAGGGCGGATCGCGGGCATTTTCGCGGCTCTCCCGATCCTGCAAGCGATTTCCGCCTTGTGGAGCGCGAGCCCACTGAGGGCCCTTGAATCTGCAGCGTTCACGGCGATTTGGGTCGTTGGACTGTTCTGGGCTACAACGATTGGGTCCGATGGGAGAAGCAAGCTCGCGATGGTCGCCGCCAGCGGCGTCATCGTCTCCGCGGCTGTCATGATGCTCCAGATCGGTGGCGTCCACGTGTTTCGGCTCGCAGGAGAGTCGGCGAAAGGCAGGGTAAGCAACACGGGACTCACCGGAAACCCGTCGGATCTCGCCATGGCCGCTGTCCTCCTCCTGCCCCTCATTCTCGCCGGATGGGAGAAGCCGTCACGTTCGTGGCTTCGGGCTGCCTTCGCGTTGATTCTTGCGATGGCGACGCTGCTCACCAGGAGCCTGTCAGGAATCGCGGCTCTGGTTCTTCTGGTCTTTGTGTGGCTGTACCAACAGAGGTCGAAACGGTTGTGGATCTCGGCGACCGCCATCCTCACCGCCCTGCTGATCCTGGCACTTGCGACCGGCCTCGGCAGTCGTATCACCGAGGTTGTCTATCAAATCAGAACAGGCAAGTGGTACGAGCTCTTTTCAGCCCGTGGAGACGGCTGGACTGCCGCCGCCGAAATGGTGCGAGCACGTCCGCTCACAGGCGTCGGCGCAGCCAACTACGACCACCTCTACTATCCGAGCCGTCTGAGCTGGTTCGACCGCCACGGGGGGGTCGGCAAACGCGGGCAACTCGCTTCCCACTTCAGCTGGGCTCACAGCGACCCGCTGCAGCTCACAGCGGAACTCGGTGTGGTTGGTCTGATCTGGCTTCTTTTCCTGGCGGCCGTCCTGGTCAAACAGCGCGAACGGGCGGGTCCGGCGCTCGCTTTGGGAGCGGCCGCCCTTACTCCGCTCGCCCTCCTGCACTATCCGACGCACCTTGCGGTCGGTCTCGTACCCATCGCCCTCATTTCAGCAGAAGTCGTTGCCTCGATTGGGGCCGTACGGACGGTGGAGTGGCGGACGGGACGCATGCCGGCGGTAGCTGCGCTGAGTATCGTCGCGCTGGTAGTCTCAGGATGGCAAATCCAACGGGTGGCCGCTGATGTTTGGAAGGGAAGCCTCGAGTCCATCTTGGAGGCTTCCCGAACCGCTCCCTTGAACATTCGGACCCAGCGGTCTGCTGCAGTCGAGGCGTCCATTCTCGGGCGGATAGACCGCATGCCCCGCAACGCCCCCGAACTCTGGCGGACTGTCGGGCGGGCCAGGTACATGAGGAGCGACTACGCAGGTTCCGAAACAGCCTTTCGTGAAGCGTTCAAGGGTTGGCCGCACGAGGATGCGGATTTTTATCTCGGCCTTTCGCTCGTCGCCCAGGGACGGCGCAACGAGGGTATTCAACACCTCGCCCGCGTGTGCCGCACCAATCCGACGCTTGTCCGATTGATCCGAGATCGTGACCTGCGCCGCTCTGTGGAAGACGTACTCGAAGCCTATCGCGCACAGTGA